The following coding sequences are from one Streptococcus sp. NPS 308 window:
- a CDS encoding ABC transporter substrate-binding protein — protein MKFKKWILVVCSMLASMILVACQSSTDSSQSAVDAIKQKGKLVVATSPDYAPFEFQALVDGKNQVVGADIDMAQAIADELGVKLEISSMSFDNVLTSLQTGKADLAIAGISATDERKEVFDFSIPYYENKMSFLVRKADLDKFKDLSNLASANIAAQKGTVPETMVKEQLPNAQLTSLTNMGEAVNELQAGKVDAVHMDEPVALSYAGKNSDLVVATATLTMKDGEANAVAIKKNQSDLKAVVDKVIQKLKDEGTYQTYLEKAAKLTEVEQ, from the coding sequence ATGAAGTTCAAGAAATGGATATTAGTAGTGTGTAGCATGCTAGCCAGCATGATTTTAGTAGCTTGTCAATCCAGTACGGATAGTTCCCAGTCTGCTGTGGATGCTATCAAACAAAAAGGGAAGCTAGTTGTGGCGACTAGCCCAGACTATGCGCCATTTGAATTCCAAGCCTTGGTTGATGGTAAAAACCAAGTGGTTGGTGCAGATATTGATATGGCTCAAGCGATTGCGGATGAACTTGGAGTTAAGCTTGAAATCTCTAGTATGAGTTTTGACAATGTCTTGACCAGTCTTCAAACTGGAAAGGCTGACTTGGCCATTGCAGGAATTAGTGCCACCGATGAGAGAAAAGAAGTCTTTGACTTTTCAATTCCTTACTATGAAAACAAGATGAGTTTCTTGGTTAGAAAAGCCGATTTAGACAAGTTCAAGGATCTTTCAAACCTCGCAAGTGCAAATATCGCAGCTCAAAAGGGAACTGTTCCAGAAACCATGGTCAAGGAACAATTGCCAAATGCTCAATTGACATCCCTGACCAATATGGGTGAAGCAGTCAATGAATTGCAGGCTGGGAAAGTGGATGCTGTTCATATGGATGAACCAGTGGCTCTTAGTTACGCTGGTAAAAACTCCGACCTTGTCGTTGCGACAGCTACTTTGACGATGAAAGATGGCGAAGCCAATGCCGTTGCCATCAAGAAGAATCAATCAGACTTGAAAGCAGTAGTCGATAAGGTTATCCAAAAACTGAAAGATGAAGGAACTTATCAAACCTATCTAGAAAAAGCAGCGAAACTAACAGAAGTTGAACAGTAA
- a CDS encoding NUDIX hydrolase has translation MDYIQNIRKKVGKDKIILNFTCGILNQSGKILLQKRADKGTWGLPGGAIELGESALEALVREFYEETGIEVRAEKLLNVYTKYSDSYPNGDEAQVLTILYLVSSETFISTNSFSSDETLELGFFDHRDVQNIAIVNQQHQDMINDFFENKFPIDR, from the coding sequence ATGGACTACATACAGAATATAAGAAAAAAAGTTGGGAAAGATAAAATTATTTTAAATTTCACCTGTGGAATATTAAATCAATCAGGAAAAATATTATTACAAAAACGAGCAGATAAAGGAACGTGGGGATTACCAGGTGGTGCTATTGAATTAGGTGAATCGGCTTTAGAAGCTTTAGTGAGAGAGTTTTATGAAGAAACGGGAATCGAAGTGAGAGCGGAAAAACTCTTAAATGTTTATACTAAATATTCAGATAGTTATCCGAATGGTGATGAGGCTCAAGTTCTTACAATTTTGTATTTAGTTTCATCTGAAACTTTTATTTCTACAAATTCTTTTTCAAGTGATGAAACTTTAGAATTAGGATTTTTTGATCATAGGGACGTACAAAATATTGCAATCGTAAACCAGCAACATCAAGATATGATAAACGATTTTTTTGAAAATAAGTTCCCAATAGATAGATAA
- a CDS encoding LURP-one-related/scramblase family protein, protein MKTFLVKQKFRLGGERFDIKDDRGVVNYQVEGSFFQIPKTFTIYDAYGEQVSEISKEFFTLLPRFTIQLRNGSNFVIRKKLTFFRDKYEFDNLGLRIEGNIWDLNFKLLDDRDQLVAEIRKEIFHLTSTYTVTVYEDSYADLVISLCVAIDYVEMLESQSN, encoded by the coding sequence ATGAAGACATTTCTCGTGAAACAAAAGTTTCGTCTTGGAGGCGAACGCTTTGATATCAAGGATGATAGAGGAGTGGTAAACTATCAGGTAGAGGGCTCTTTCTTCCAAATTCCTAAGACCTTTACTATCTATGACGCCTATGGTGAGCAAGTCAGTGAGATTAGTAAAGAATTTTTCACTTTGCTTCCTCGCTTTACTATCCAGTTACGAAACGGTTCCAATTTCGTCATTCGTAAGAAGTTGACCTTCTTTCGAGATAAGTATGAGTTTGATAATCTGGGACTTCGTATCGAGGGCAATATCTGGGATTTGAATTTTAAATTGCTAGATGATCGTGATCAGCTTGTCGCCGAGATTCGAAAAGAGATTTTCCATCTGACCTCAACTTACACCGTAACCGTCTATGAAGACTCGTATGCAGATTTGGTCATTTCCCTTTGTGTCGCGATTGACTATGTGGAAATGCTGGAAAGCCAATCAAATTAG
- a CDS encoding ABC transporter ATP-binding protein: MKKPIIEFRNVTKVFEDSNTKVLKDINFELEEGKFYTLLGASGSGKSTILNIIAGLLDATAGDILLDGVRINDIPTNKRDVHTVFQSYALFPHMNVFENVAFPLRLRKIDKKEIEQRVAEVLKMVQLEGYEKRSIRKLSGGQRQRVAIARAIINQPRVVLLDEPLSALDLKLRTDMQYELRELQQRLGITFVFVTHDQEEALAMSDWIFVMNDGEIVQSGTPVDIYDEPINHFVATFIGESNILPGTMIEDYLVEFNGKRFEAVDGGMKPNEPVEIVIRPEDLRITLPEEGKLQVKVDTQLFRGVHYEIIAYDELGNEWMIHSTRKAIVGEEIGLDFEPEDIHIMRLNETEEEFDARIEEYVEIEEQEAGLINAIEEERDEENNL; the protein is encoded by the coding sequence TTGAAAAAACCAATTATCGAATTCAGAAACGTTACTAAAGTTTTTGAAGACAGCAACACAAAGGTTCTCAAAGATATTAACTTTGAGTTGGAAGAAGGGAAATTTTACACTCTTTTGGGCGCGTCTGGTTCAGGAAAGTCAACCATCCTGAACATCATTGCAGGTTTACTGGATGCGACGGCAGGAGATATTTTACTGGATGGGGTACGGATTAATGACATCCCAACCAACAAACGAGATGTTCATACGGTCTTCCAATCCTATGCCTTGTTTCCACATATGAATGTGTTTGAAAATGTTGCCTTTCCACTCCGCTTGCGTAAGATTGACAAGAAAGAAATCGAACAACGCGTAGCGGAAGTTCTCAAGATGGTTCAGTTGGAAGGTTACGAGAAGCGTTCCATTCGTAAACTCTCTGGAGGACAACGTCAGCGTGTAGCCATTGCCCGTGCCATCATCAACCAACCCCGTGTGGTTTTGTTGGACGAGCCCTTGTCAGCGCTGGACTTGAAATTGCGAACAGACATGCAGTACGAACTGCGTGAACTGCAACAACGATTGGGGATTACCTTTGTCTTTGTCACTCACGATCAGGAAGAAGCTCTTGCCATGAGTGACTGGATTTTCGTTATGAATGATGGCGAGATTGTTCAGTCTGGAACGCCTGTGGACATCTATGATGAGCCGATCAACCATTTTGTTGCCACCTTTATCGGCGAGTCCAACATCTTGCCAGGAACCATGATTGAGGACTACTTGGTCGAGTTTAACGGCAAACGCTTTGAAGCGGTCGATGGTGGGATGAAGCCAAACGAGCCTGTTGAGATTGTCATTCGTCCAGAGGACTTGCGCATTACTCTTCCTGAAGAAGGCAAGCTCCAAGTTAAGGTGGATACCCAGCTTTTCCGTGGGGTTCACTATGAGATTATCGCCTATGACGAACTCGGAAACGAATGGATGATCCACTCGACCCGTAAGGCCATTGTGGGTGAGGAAATCGGTCTGGACTTTGAACCAGAAGATATCCACATCATGCGTCTCAACGAAACCGAAGAAGAGTTCGATGCTCGTATCGAGGAGTATGTAGAAATCGAAGAGCAAGAAGCAGGTCTGATTAACGCGATCGAGGAGGAAAGAGATGAAGAAAACAACCTCTAA
- the murB gene encoding UDP-N-acetylmuramate dehydrogenase — MTLVTKIQEQLEGIDIRFKEPLKTYTYTKVGGRADYLVLPRNRYEMARVVQFANQENIPWMVLGNASNIIVREGGIRGFVILCDKLNNVSVDGYTIEAEAGANLIETTRIALRHSLTGFEFACGIPGSVGGAVFMNAGAYGGEIAHILQSCQILTKEGEIETLSAKDLAFGYRHSAIQDSGAIVLSAKFALAPGNHQVIKQEMDRLTHLRELKQPLEYPSCGSVFKRPVGHFAGQLISEAGLKGYRIGGVEVSEKHAGFMINVADGTARDYEDLIESVIEKVKEHSGVTLEREVRILGEHE; from the coding sequence ATGACATTAGTAACTAAAATACAAGAACAATTAGAAGGAATTGATATTCGTTTCAAGGAACCTTTGAAGACCTATACCTATACAAAGGTTGGAGGTCGAGCGGATTATCTAGTTTTGCCACGTAATCGCTATGAGATGGCGCGTGTCGTCCAATTTGCCAATCAAGAGAATATTCCCTGGATGGTGCTAGGAAATGCCAGCAATATCATCGTTCGTGAAGGTGGAATCCGTGGTTTTGTCATCTTGTGTGATAAGCTTAATAACGTTTCGGTTGATGGCTACACTATTGAAGCAGAAGCAGGAGCCAACTTGATTGAAACGACACGTATTGCCCTTCGTCATAGTTTGACTGGTTTTGAGTTTGCTTGTGGCATTCCAGGGAGCGTCGGCGGTGCGGTCTTTATGAATGCGGGTGCTTATGGAGGAGAGATTGCTCACATCTTGCAGTCTTGTCAAATTTTGACCAAGGAAGGGGAAATCGAGACCTTATCTGCCAAGGATTTGGCTTTTGGTTACCGCCATTCAGCTATTCAGGATTCTGGGGCCATTGTCTTGTCAGCTAAATTTGCGCTAGCTCCAGGAAATCACCAGGTTATCAAGCAGGAAATGGATCGCTTGACGCACCTACGTGAACTCAAACAACCTTTAGAATACCCATCTTGCGGTTCAGTCTTTAAGCGTCCAGTGGGGCATTTTGCAGGACAATTGATTTCAGAAGCTGGTTTGAAGGGCTACCGTATCGGTGGTGTTGAAGTCTCAGAAAAACATGCAGGCTTTATGATTAATGTAGCCGATGGGACTGCAAGAGATTATGAAGACTTAATTGAATCTGTCATTGAAAAAGTTAAAGAACATTCAGGTGTTACCTTAGAGCGAGAAGTTCGTATCTTGGGTGAACACGAATAA
- the budA gene encoding acetolactate decarboxylase, with amino-acid sequence MDRKVQEPVKLFQYNTLGALMAGLYGGTMTVGELLEHGDLGLGTLDSIDGELIVLDGKAYQAKGSGQTPEIVEVAADALIPYAAVVPHQAEVIFRQRFEMTDKELEKRIESYYDGENLFRSIKIHGEFAHMHVRMIPKSTTDTKFAEVATHQPEYSRENVSGTIVGFWTPEIFHGVSVAGYHLHFISDDLTFGGHVMDFVIKEGIIEVGAVDQLDQRFPVQDRQYLFAKFNVDEMKKDIDKSE; translated from the coding sequence ATGGATAGAAAAGTGCAGGAACCGGTTAAATTATTTCAATACAATACTCTAGGTGCCCTAATGGCAGGTCTCTATGGTGGAACCATGACAGTGGGAGAATTGTTGGAGCATGGTGACCTTGGTTTGGGAACCCTTGATTCGATTGATGGGGAGTTGATTGTCCTTGATGGCAAGGCTTATCAAGCCAAGGGTTCAGGTCAAACGCCTGAAATCGTCGAAGTGGCAGCGGATGCTCTTATTCCCTATGCAGCAGTGGTCCCTCATCAGGCAGAAGTGATTTTTCGTCAGCGCTTTGAGATGACTGATAAGGAATTGGAAAAGCGAATTGAGTCCTACTATGATGGGGAAAATCTTTTTCGCTCCATCAAGATTCATGGGGAATTTGCCCACATGCATGTACGAATGATTCCCAAATCAACAACAGACACCAAGTTTGCGGAGGTTGCTACCCATCAGCCTGAATATAGTCGTGAAAATGTATCGGGAACCATCGTTGGATTTTGGACACCAGAGATTTTCCATGGGGTCAGTGTGGCGGGTTACCATTTGCACTTTATCTCAGATGATTTGACCTTTGGTGGACACGTGATGGACTTTGTTATTAAGGAAGGCATAATCGAGGTGGGGGCTGTTGATCAATTGGACCAACGTTTTCCAGTCCAAGATCGCCAGTATTTATTTGCTAAATTTAACGTTGACGAGATGAAGAAAGATATTGATAAGTCAGAATAG
- a CDS encoding ABC transporter permease, which translates to MKKFANLYLAFVFIILYLPIFYLIGYAFNAGDDMNSFTGFSLSHFKTMFGDGRLMLILTQTFFLAFLSALIATVIGTFGAIYIYQSRKKYQEAFLSFNNILMVAPDVMIGASFLILFTQLKFSLGFLTVLSSHVAFSIPIVVLMVLPRLKEMNDDMIHAAYDLGASQFQMFKEIMLPYLTPSIIAGYFMAFTYSLDDFAVTFFVTGNGFSTLSVEIYSRARKGISLEINALSALVFLFSIILVVGYYFISREKEEQA; encoded by the coding sequence ATGAAAAAATTTGCCAATCTCTACCTAGCCTTTGTCTTTATCATCCTATATTTGCCAATCTTTTACTTGATTGGCTATGCCTTTAATGCAGGGGATGATATGAATAGTTTTACTGGTTTTAGCTTGAGCCATTTTAAAACTATGTTTGGTGATGGTCGTCTCATGTTGATCCTCACCCAAACCTTTTTCTTGGCCTTTCTGTCAGCCTTGATTGCGACTGTTATAGGGACTTTCGGTGCCATCTATATCTATCAGTCTCGTAAGAAATACCAAGAAGCCTTTCTATCTTTTAATAATATTTTGATGGTTGCGCCAGACGTTATGATTGGTGCCAGCTTCTTGATTCTCTTTACCCAACTCAAGTTTTCACTTGGCTTTTTGACGGTTCTATCTAGTCACGTGGCCTTTTCCATCCCTATCGTGGTCTTGATGGTCTTACCTCGCCTCAAGGAGATGAATGATGACATGATTCATGCGGCCTATGACTTGGGAGCCAGCCAGTTTCAGATGTTTAAGGAAATCATGCTTCCTTACCTGACTCCGTCTATCATTGCAGGTTATTTCATGGCCTTCACCTATTCGCTAGATGACTTTGCCGTGACCTTCTTTGTAACAGGAAATGGCTTTTCAACCCTGTCAGTTGAGATTTACTCTCGTGCTCGTAAGGGAATTTCGCTGGAAATCAATGCCCTGTCTGCCCTTGTCTTTCTCTTTAGTATTATCCTAGTTGTTGGCTATTACTTTATCTCACGTGAGAAGGAGGAGCAAGCATGA
- a CDS encoding aminotransferase-like domain-containing protein, translating to MKKESKYQAVVSFLKKGIESGKFPTGSRLPSIRQLSQDFHCSKDTIQRALLELRHEQYLYAKPQSGYYVLEQGQHQDLEIEVTDEHASAYDDFRLCVNETLIGRENYLFNYYDNQEGLEELRQSVHQLLFDQALYCKPDQLVLTSGTQQALFILSQINFPSEGEEILVEQPTYHRMNRLLVAQELAYQTIERRIDGIDLEELEEQFKSGKIKFFYTIPRFHYPLGHSYSDQEKRAILDLTNQYGVYIVEDDYLGDLDPRKGQTFHYLDTKDRVIYIKSFSTSLFPALRITALILPNALKETFVSYKNILDYDSNLIMQKALSLYIDSQLFEKNRLARLTLQENYQAQIKEVLEKNTCPLPYYPLHDGLLLDLRNYPKIASLKHSSLKLDFFEKAYLDACPYQFAKVSLENLEALLQYIKAELD from the coding sequence ATGAAGAAAGAAAGTAAATACCAAGCAGTTGTTTCCTTTCTCAAAAAAGGTATCGAATCAGGAAAATTTCCAACAGGTAGCCGGCTTCCCTCCATCCGTCAACTGAGCCAAGACTTCCACTGTAGCAAGGACACTATCCAACGAGCCCTACTGGAATTACGCCATGAACAATACCTCTATGCCAAACCACAGAGTGGCTACTATGTTCTGGAACAGGGCCAGCATCAGGACTTGGAAATCGAAGTCACTGACGAACACGCCAGTGCTTATGACGATTTCAGACTCTGCGTCAATGAAACACTGATTGGAAGAGAAAACTACCTCTTCAACTACTATGACAACCAAGAAGGCCTTGAGGAACTGAGACAATCTGTCCATCAACTCCTCTTTGACCAAGCCCTCTACTGCAAACCCGACCAACTGGTTCTAACATCTGGCACCCAGCAAGCTCTCTTTATCCTTTCTCAGATTAACTTTCCGAGCGAGGGAGAGGAGATTTTGGTTGAACAGCCGACTTACCACCGAATGAATCGTCTCTTGGTCGCTCAAGAATTGGCCTACCAGACCATTGAACGCCGAATTGATGGCATTGACCTTGAAGAACTGGAAGAACAGTTCAAATCTGGGAAAATCAAGTTTTTCTATACCATTCCTCGCTTCCACTATCCCCTAGGCCATTCCTATTCTGATCAGGAAAAGAGGGCTATTCTGGATCTAACAAATCAGTATGGTGTATATATCGTCGAGGATGACTATTTAGGGGACTTAGATCCTAGAAAGGGTCAAACCTTCCACTATCTGGATACTAAGGATCGAGTCATTTATATCAAGTCCTTCTCAACCAGTCTCTTTCCAGCCCTTCGTATTACCGCCCTCATTCTCCCAAATGCTCTAAAAGAGACCTTTGTTTCCTACAAAAATATCCTGGACTATGACAGCAATCTCATCATGCAAAAGGCTCTTTCTCTTTACATCGATAGCCAGTTATTTGAAAAAAATCGACTGGCCAGACTGACCCTTCAGGAGAACTATCAGGCTCAGATTAAGGAAGTGCTTGAAAAAAACACCTGTCCCTTGCCCTACTATCCTCTACACGATGGTCTTTTGCTTGATTTGAGAAATTATCCTAAAATTGCCAGTTTGAAACACAGCTCACTCAAACTAGACTTTTTTGAGAAGGCTTATTTGGATGCCTGTCCTTATCAGTTCGCCAAAGTCTCTCTTGAAAATCTAGAAGCACTATTACAATACATAAAAGCAGAATTGGATTAA
- a CDS encoding ABC transporter permease, whose product MKKTTSKLFVVPYMLWIALFVLAPLVLIFGQSFFNIEGQFSLENYKSYFASQNLTYLKMSFNSVLYAGIVTMVTLLISYPTALFLTRLKHRQLWLMLIILPTWINLLLKAYAFIGIFGQNGSINQFLEFIGIGSQQLLFTDFSFIFVASYIELPFMILPIFNVLDDMDNNLINASYDLGATKWETFRQVIFPLSMNGVRSGVQSVFIPSLSLFMLTRLIGGNRVITLGTAIEQNFLTNDNYGMGSTIGVILILTMFLTMWVTKERRER is encoded by the coding sequence ATGAAGAAAACAACCTCTAAACTCTTTGTAGTGCCTTACATGCTTTGGATTGCCCTTTTTGTCCTCGCACCTTTGGTCTTGATTTTTGGACAATCTTTTTTCAACATTGAAGGGCAGTTTAGTTTAGAAAACTATAAATCCTACTTTGCGTCACAAAACTTGACCTATCTCAAAATGAGCTTCAACTCTGTGCTTTATGCAGGGATTGTGACCATGGTGACACTGCTCATCAGCTATCCAACAGCCCTCTTTTTGACCCGTCTCAAGCACCGTCAACTCTGGCTCATGCTGATTATCCTGCCGACATGGATTAATCTGCTCCTCAAGGCCTATGCCTTTATCGGGATTTTTGGTCAAAATGGCTCTATTAATCAATTTTTGGAATTTATCGGAATCGGTTCGCAACAGTTGCTATTTACCGATTTCTCCTTTATCTTTGTCGCAAGCTACATCGAGCTTCCCTTTATGATTTTGCCGATTTTCAATGTCTTGGATGACATGGATAACAATCTCATCAATGCCAGCTACGACCTCGGTGCGACCAAGTGGGAAACTTTCCGCCAAGTTATCTTCCCTCTGTCTATGAACGGGGTGAGAAGTGGGGTTCAGTCGGTCTTTATCCCAAGTTTGAGTCTCTTCATGCTGACACGTTTGATTGGTGGGAACCGTGTTATCACGCTGGGAACGGCTATTGAGCAGAACTTCCTGACCAATGACAACTATGGTATGGGTTCAACCATCGGTGTGATTCTTATCCTGACTATGTTTCTCACCATGTGGGTGACCAAGGAAAGGAGAGAACGATGA
- a CDS encoding ABC transporter substrate-binding protein, whose product MKKLYSFLAGIAAIILVLWGIATHLDSKINSRDSQKLVIYNWGDYIDPELLEKFTEETGIQVQYETFDSNEAMYTKIKQGGTTYDIAIPSEYMINKMKDEDLLVPLDYSKIEGIENIGPEFLNQSFDPGNKFSIPYFWGTLGIVYNETMVDEAPEHWDDLWKPEYKDSIMLFDGAREVLGLGLNSLGYSLNSKDPQQLEETVDKLYKLTPNIKAIVADEMKGYMIQNNAAIGVTFSGEASQMLEKNPNLKYVVPTEASNLWFDNMVIPKTVKNQDAAYAFINFMLKPENALKNAEYVGYSTPNLPAKEMLPEETKEDKSFYPDADTMKHLEVYEKFDHKWTGKYSDLFLQFKMYRK is encoded by the coding sequence ATGAAAAAACTCTATTCATTTTTAGCAGGAATTGCAGCAATTATCCTTGTCTTGTGGGGGATTGCGACTCATCTAGACAGTAAAATCAATAGCCGAGACAGTCAGAAATTGGTTATTTACAACTGGGGAGACTATATCGATCCCGAACTCTTGGAGAAATTCACAGAAGAAACAGGAATCCAAGTCCAGTACGAGACCTTTGATTCCAATGAAGCCATGTATACCAAGATCAAGCAGGGTGGAACGACCTATGATATTGCCATCCCAAGTGAGTACATGATCAACAAGATGAAGGACGAAGATCTCTTGGTTCCGCTTGATTATTCAAAAATTGAAGGCATCGAAAATATCGGACCTGAGTTCCTCAACCAGTCTTTTGACCCGGGCAATAAATTCTCCATCCCTTACTTCTGGGGGACTTTGGGAATTGTTTACAATGAAACCATGGTAGATGAGGCGCCCGAGCATTGGGATGACCTCTGGAAACCAGAATACAAGGATTCCATTATGCTCTTTGATGGGGCGCGTGAGGTGCTGGGACTCGGGCTTAACTCACTTGGTTACAGCCTCAACTCCAAGGATCCTCAACAGTTGGAAGAGACAGTGGATAAGCTCTACAAACTGACTCCAAATATCAAGGCCATTGTGGCCGACGAGATGAAGGGTTACATGATTCAGAATAACGCGGCCATCGGTGTGACCTTCTCAGGAGAAGCCAGTCAGATGTTGGAGAAAAATCCTAACCTCAAATATGTCGTTCCGACTGAGGCCAGCAATCTCTGGTTTGATAACATGGTCATTCCAAAAACCGTGAAAAACCAAGATGCAGCCTATGCTTTTATCAACTTTATGTTGAAACCCGAAAATGCTCTGAAAAATGCCGAGTATGTGGGCTACTCAACACCGAACCTACCAGCCAAGGAAATGCTCCCAGAGGAGACCAAGGAAGACAAATCCTTCTATCCAGACGCTGATACCATGAAACACCTAGAAGTTTATGAAAAGTTTGACCATAAATGGACAGGAAAATACAGCGACCTCTTCCTCCAGTTTAAAATGTATCGGAAGTAG
- a CDS encoding YhfC family intramembrane metalloprotease gives MILHIILTMIALVLILVGGTWYAKKRFKISLAVMGLGAIAFFVSSQVLEKMVHLLVLHPQKDGTIPLMQEQPFLYVLYGIAMAALFEETARLVFFKWLEKKRSLEEKDALAYGLGHGGLELLYLGMGSLISLLILFSLIQSSNTDVANLLPKTTLETVQSLSVWQVYLLGVERVLALVLQIGLSIWVYQSVRKKKWIYLLAAYGLHALFDLAPALSQVGWIANPLVVEGILLVEVLAFVWLTKSTFWKKSS, from the coding sequence ATGATATTACATATTATCCTCACCATGATCGCTTTAGTTCTCATTCTAGTAGGTGGAACTTGGTATGCCAAAAAACGGTTTAAAATCTCTCTTGCAGTGATGGGCTTGGGGGCAATCGCATTTTTTGTTTCTTCTCAAGTGTTAGAGAAGATGGTTCATCTTCTGGTACTCCATCCGCAAAAAGATGGAACCATTCCTCTCATGCAGGAGCAGCCTTTCTTATACGTCCTTTATGGAATCGCTATGGCTGCCCTCTTTGAGGAAACAGCTCGTCTTGTCTTTTTTAAATGGTTGGAGAAAAAGAGAAGTCTAGAAGAGAAAGACGCTTTGGCTTATGGCTTGGGACATGGAGGTTTGGAGTTGCTCTATCTTGGGATGGGAAGCTTGATCAGTTTGTTGATCCTCTTTTCACTCATCCAGTCCTCAAATACTGATGTGGCTAATCTTCTTCCAAAGACGACACTCGAAACGGTTCAGTCTCTTTCTGTGTGGCAGGTTTATTTACTAGGAGTTGAGCGTGTGCTTGCTCTGGTTCTGCAAATTGGTCTCTCTATCTGGGTCTATCAAAGTGTTCGTAAAAAGAAATGGATCTACCTCCTTGCTGCCTATGGTTTGCATGCCTTGTTTGACTTGGCTCCAGCCTTATCTCAGGTAGGCTGGATTGCAAATCCACTTGTAGTGGAGGGCATTCTTCTTGTAGAAGTACTGGCCTTTGTCTGGCTTACAAAATCTACATTTTGGAAAAAATCATCATAA